One part of the Streptobacillus canis genome encodes these proteins:
- a CDS encoding 3'-5' exonuclease, with amino-acid sequence MIKKVIFFDVETNGVTPLNSVLSISAMKVTFDTESNKMIKLDEFDRFYFRNEGEQPNLDALKVNGLYDEEIERRRAMSSIEYPKTFKEDIDNFYIFCDNAEHFVAHNIRFDRQFIPFNLKYQFDTMIENIEIVKVPNLTGFSKYKWPKLMECANYYNIPLDENELHNSMYDVLIMGRVMFKMLKDPVAKLKVRRFLVDNISTKFK; translated from the coding sequence ATGATAAAAAAAGTTATTTTTTTTGATGTAGAAACTAATGGAGTTACTCCTTTAAATTCTGTTTTATCAATTTCAGCAATGAAAGTTACTTTTGATACAGAAAGTAATAAAATGATAAAATTAGATGAATTTGATAGATTTTACTTTAGAAATGAAGGTGAACAACCAAATCTAGATGCCTTAAAAGTAAATGGTTTATATGATGAAGAAATAGAGAGAAGAAGAGCAATGTCTTCTATAGAATATCCAAAAACTTTTAAAGAGGATATTGATAATTTTTATATCTTTTGTGATAATGCAGAACATTTTGTAGCTCACAATATTAGATTTGATAGACAATTTATACCTTTTAATTTAAAATATCAATTTGATACTATGATAGAGAATATAGAGATTGTTAAGGTTCCAAACTTAACTGGATTTTCAAAATATAAATGGCCAAAGTTAATGGAATGTGCAAATTATTATAATATACCTTTAGATGAAAATGAATTACATAACAGTATGTATGATGTATTAATTATGGGAAGAGTGATGTTTAAAATGCTTAAAGATCCCGTTGCAAAATTGAAAGTAAGGAGATTTTTAGTTGATAATATTTCAACTAAATTTAAATAA